One stretch of Brachyhypopomus gauderio isolate BG-103 chromosome 10, BGAUD_0.2, whole genome shotgun sequence DNA includes these proteins:
- the LOC143525173 gene encoding dual specificity protein phosphatase 7-like, giving the protein MMPSKSVEWLQIKLDSGGTGSLLLLDCRSHQLYESSHIETAINLVIPGILLRRFKKGNLPIRSIIPNNEDKEKFISRCKTDTVILYDESTVDLRQSESKGSVLALILQKLWDDGFKSFFLEGGFTKFQMEHPEHCETFLDGSSASSSSSSSPPLSVLGLGSLRLSLDGESDHDLCSSVDFEDTPPSSGQRSVPVQILPYLYLGCAMDSANLEVLGQRDIEYILNVTPNLPNVFERDGHFKYKQIPIADHWSQNLSHFFPEAISFIEEGRSRQCGVLVHCLAGVSRSVTVTVAYLMQKLRLSLDDAYDLVKHKKSNISPNFSFMGQLLDFEKTLGVSGTSRHRTASDHSSFGAVSSSAVFQMDGLDG; this is encoded by the exons ATGATGCCCAGCAAAAGCGTTGAATGGCTGCAGATCAAACTGGACTCCGGTGGTACCGGTTCGTTGTTGTTGCTGGACTGTCGCTCACACCAGTTGTATGAATCGTCCCATATTGAGACGGCAATCAATTTGGTCATACCTGGCATATTGCTCCGAAGATTCAAGAAGGGAAATTTACCTATCCGATCCATTATTCCAAATAACGAAGACAAGGAAAAGTTTATTAGTCGGTGCAAAACGGATACTGTTATTCTATACGACGAGTCCACCGTGGACTTGAGGCAAAGTGAATCGAAGGGTTCCGTCCTTGCATTAATTCTGCAAAAGCTTTGGGATGACGGCTTCAAATCGTTTTTCCTCGAAG GTGGCTTCACCAAGTTCCAGATGGAGCACCCGGAGCACTGTGAGACGTTCCTGGACGGTTCCTCcgcctcttcctcatcctcttcctcacctccgTTGTCCGTACTTGGACTCGGCAGCCTCCGTCTCAGCTTGGACGGAGAGTCAGATCACGACCTGTGCAGTTCTGTTGACTTTGAGGACACTCCACCGTCTAGCGGCCAACGTTCTGTCCCTGTGCAGATCCTCCCCTACCTGTACCTGGGCTGTGCCATGGACTCGGCCAACCTGGAGGTGCTTGGCCAACGCGATATTGAGTACATCCTGAACGTCACCCCCAATCTTCCCAATGTGTTTGAGCGTGATGGTCACTTTAAGTACAAGCAGATCCCCATAGCAGATCACTGGAGTCAAAACCTCTCTCATTTTTTCCCCGAGGCTATATCTTTCATTG AGGAAGGCCGGTCCAGACAGTGTGGGGTCCTGGTACACTGCCTGGCGGGCGTCAGCCGCTCGGTCACCGTCACCGTGGCCTACCTGATGCAGAAACTGAGGCTGTCTCTCGACGACGCGTACGACCTCGTCAAGCACAAGAAGTCCAACATCTCGCCCAACTTCAGCTTCATGGGCCAGCTGCTGGACTTTGAGAAGACTCTCGGGGTGAGCGGTACATCGCGGCACCGGACTGCGTCTGACCACTCGTCCTTCGGGGCCGTGTCCAGTTCCGCTGTTTTCCAGATGGACGGCCTGGATGGCTGA